From Vicinamibacterales bacterium, a single genomic window includes:
- a CDS encoding aldehyde dehydrogenase family protein, translated as MLHLPILRWGTPYRSVNQVVTPHFRTREPLVSMSQANVGLIRRDLLRQGEARATLQQIPVADLVAMAGRAADHFLNDPLPLDPESGTMQSPQDYVEQVSATTGMPFSNVRRNMLKVHGVLSKVTEVLAGLTRGLDLSVLDQGYGVVNGQMLSFFARGEAMGVVLPSNSPGVHSLWAPATVLKMPLVLKPGSAEPWTPLRMIAAWVKAGAPAGAFAYYPTDHAGGNEILRSTGRGMVFGDVASTKRWKADGRVEVHGPGYSKVVIGPDVADQWEQYLDVIAESMSNNGGRSCVNASGVWVTKHGDRIADALAQRLSRVIPRAADDPEAVLAPFADPDTARRISSMIDADMTGEGGTARDASAAVRGAERVVSAHGGTYLLPTVVRCNAGHPLANREFLFPFASVVEVPAADLPECLGPSLVVTCISNDPAFRARFVASPHVDRLNFGPLSTTQIGWDQPHEGNLFEHLYARRAIQRLA; from the coding sequence ATGCTGCATCTTCCGATCTTGCGATGGGGCACTCCATACCGGAGCGTGAACCAGGTGGTCACGCCGCACTTCCGCACGCGCGAGCCGTTGGTGTCGATGAGCCAGGCCAACGTCGGATTGATTCGCCGCGACCTGTTGCGCCAGGGCGAGGCGCGCGCGACGCTGCAGCAGATCCCCGTCGCCGACCTCGTCGCCATGGCCGGACGCGCCGCCGACCATTTCCTCAACGACCCGCTGCCGCTGGATCCCGAGAGCGGCACCATGCAGTCACCGCAGGACTACGTCGAACAGGTGTCGGCCACCACCGGCATGCCCTTCAGCAACGTGCGCCGCAACATGCTGAAAGTGCACGGCGTGCTGAGCAAGGTGACCGAGGTGCTGGCCGGGCTCACGCGCGGCCTCGATCTCAGCGTCCTGGATCAGGGCTACGGCGTGGTGAACGGACAGATGCTCAGCTTCTTCGCGCGCGGCGAGGCGATGGGCGTGGTGCTGCCCAGCAACTCCCCCGGGGTCCACTCGCTGTGGGCGCCGGCCACGGTGTTGAAGATGCCGCTGGTGCTCAAGCCCGGAAGCGCCGAGCCGTGGACGCCGCTCCGCATGATCGCCGCATGGGTGAAGGCGGGCGCGCCGGCCGGGGCGTTTGCCTACTATCCAACCGACCACGCCGGCGGCAACGAGATCCTCCGCTCCACCGGACGCGGCATGGTGTTCGGCGATGTCGCTTCCACGAAGCGATGGAAGGCCGACGGCCGCGTCGAGGTCCACGGGCCCGGTTACAGCAAGGTCGTGATCGGCCCAGACGTCGCCGACCAGTGGGAGCAATACCTCGACGTGATCGCGGAATCGATGTCCAACAACGGCGGCCGCTCCTGCGTGAACGCCTCGGGAGTGTGGGTGACGAAGCACGGCGACCGCATTGCCGACGCACTCGCCCAGCGGCTGTCACGGGTCATTCCGCGCGCGGCAGACGACCCCGAGGCGGTGCTGGCGCCGTTTGCGGACCCGGACACCGCCCGGCGGATTTCGTCGATGATCGATGCCGACATGACCGGTGAGGGCGGCACCGCCCGTGACGCGTCGGCGGCGGTCCGCGGCGCTGAGCGCGTCGTCTCGGCGCACGGCGGCACCTACCTGCTGCCCACCGTGGTCCGCTGCAACGCCGGCCATCCGCTCGCCAATCGCGAGTTCCTGTTCCCGTTCGCCAGCGTGGTGGAAGTGCCGGCGGCGGATCTGCCGGAGTGCCTCGGGCCCTCGCTCGTGGTGACCTGCATTTCGAACGATCCCGCCTTCCGCGCCCGCTTCGTCGCCTCGCCACACGTCGATCGCCTGAATTTCGGTCCGCTCTCGACCACGCAGATCGGCTGGGACCAGCCGCACGAGGGGAACCTGTTCGAGCACCTCTACGCTCGCCGCGCGATTCAACGGCTCGCGTAG
- a CDS encoding glycosyltransferase family 4 protein gives MRILSLTAGAASMYCGSCLRDNALAARLIRHGHDVTLLPFYTPTLTDEVNVSRREQVFFGGISVYLEQHSALFRAAPRFVGRLLDAPGVIKAFTSGSISVDPKELGALTVSTLRGEKGHQKQEIDKLLEFLRHEPAFDIANIPYALLISLAAPLKRQLGCPVVVTLQGEDLFLDALPEPYRAEALALVRAQVADVDLFIAVSDYYARFMQDYLGIPAHKMRVARLGVNVDDLTVTTRTRSDPFTIGYFARVAPEKGLHNLAEAYRILRHEKGLPPSRLVAAGYLPPEHRRYLEAVGEGLRAAGLADEFVYRGTVERARKVEFFHDIDVLSVPSGYHEPKGLYLLEAMACGVPVVQPNHGAFPELIARTGGGVLAASESGADIAEALYALWHDPVRASELGRHGATGVRAHYTVDHMAHEVLAAYDAAICS, from the coding sequence ATGCGCATCCTCTCGCTGACCGCCGGCGCCGCGTCGATGTATTGCGGCAGCTGCCTGCGCGACAACGCGCTGGCGGCGCGGCTGATCAGGCACGGGCACGATGTCACGCTGCTGCCCTTCTACACGCCGACGCTCACCGACGAAGTGAATGTCAGCCGCCGGGAGCAGGTCTTCTTCGGCGGCATCAGCGTCTACCTGGAACAACATTCCGCCCTGTTCCGGGCAGCCCCGCGCTTCGTCGGCCGCCTGCTCGACGCGCCCGGCGTGATCAAGGCGTTCACCAGCGGATCGATCTCGGTGGACCCCAAGGAACTGGGCGCGCTGACGGTGTCAACGCTGCGGGGCGAGAAGGGCCACCAGAAGCAGGAGATCGACAAGCTGCTCGAATTCCTGCGGCACGAGCCGGCGTTCGACATCGCCAACATTCCCTACGCGCTGCTGATCAGCCTGGCCGCGCCGCTCAAGCGTCAGTTGGGGTGCCCGGTGGTGGTCACGCTCCAAGGCGAGGATCTGTTCCTGGACGCGCTGCCCGAACCCTATCGTGCGGAAGCGCTCGCGCTGGTGCGCGCGCAGGTCGCCGACGTGGATCTGTTCATCGCCGTCAGCGACTATTACGCCCGGTTCATGCAGGACTACCTTGGCATCCCCGCGCACAAGATGCGCGTGGCCAGGCTCGGGGTGAACGTGGACGACCTCACGGTGACCACGCGAACGCGGAGCGATCCGTTCACGATCGGCTACTTCGCCCGCGTTGCGCCAGAGAAGGGCCTGCACAATCTCGCCGAGGCCTATCGCATCCTTCGTCACGAGAAAGGCCTGCCCCCGTCACGCCTGGTGGCCGCCGGCTACCTGCCGCCCGAACATCGGCGGTATCTCGAGGCGGTTGGCGAAGGGCTGCGGGCCGCGGGTCTCGCCGATGAGTTCGTCTATCGCGGCACCGTCGAGCGTGCCCGAAAGGTGGAATTCTTCCACGACATCGACGTGCTGTCGGTGCCGAGCGGCTATCACGAGCCGAAGGGCCTCTACCTGCTCGAGGCCATGGCCTGCGGCGTGCCGGTGGTGCAACCCAACCACGGCGCGTTTCCCGAGCTGATCGCCCGCACCGGCGGCGGCGTGCTGGCGGCCTCCGAATCCGGGGCCGACATCGCGGAAGCGCTGTACGCTCTGTGGCACGATCCGGTTCGAGCCTCGGAGCTGGGGCGTCACGGTGCGACAGGAGTCCGGGCGCATTACACCGTGGATCACATGGCTCACGAGGTCCTGGCCGCGTACGACGCGGCCATCTGTTCTTGA
- a CDS encoding ABC transporter ATP-binding protein: MLEAAHLSKSYPSPAGDLTVLRDVSMSLSPGDAACVMGPSGSGKSTLLYILGGLEPPTSGTVRLDGKDPYALKADALAAFRNREIGFVLQDHCLLPQCTVLENVLVPTLVGEPDTDAPGRARTLLDQVGLSDRLDHLPSALSGGEKQRAAIARALVRQPRLVLCDEPTGNLDVETAHLVADLILRLHEQQHTMLLVVTHSEALGARFSRRWSMNRGLLSV; encoded by the coding sequence ATGCTCGAAGCCGCTCACCTGTCCAAGTCGTATCCGTCGCCTGCCGGCGACCTTACCGTGCTGCGCGACGTGTCGATGTCGCTGTCGCCGGGCGACGCCGCCTGCGTGATGGGGCCGTCCGGCTCCGGCAAGAGCACGCTGCTCTACATTCTCGGCGGCCTCGAGCCGCCGACCAGCGGCACGGTTCGCCTCGACGGCAAGGACCCGTACGCGCTCAAGGCCGACGCGCTCGCCGCGTTCCGCAACCGCGAAATCGGGTTCGTCCTGCAGGACCATTGCCTGCTGCCGCAATGCACGGTGCTCGAGAACGTTCTGGTGCCGACGCTGGTGGGCGAACCCGACACCGACGCGCCGGGCCGGGCGCGAACGCTGCTCGACCAGGTGGGATTGTCGGATCGGCTCGACCATCTCCCCTCGGCGCTGTCGGGCGGCGAGAAGCAGCGGGCCGCCATTGCGCGCGCCCTGGTGCGCCAGCCGCGCCTGGTGTTGTGCGACGAGCCAACCGGCAACCTCGACGTGGAAACCGCCCACCTCGTCGCCGACCTGATCCTCCGCCTTCACGAACAACAACACACCATGCTCCTGGTGGTCACGCATAGCGAGGCGCTCGGCGCCCGGTTTTCGCGGCGGTGGTCGATGAACCGCGGCCTTCTGTCGGTGTAG
- a CDS encoding L,D-transpeptidase family protein, with product MPLLFPLLLVSIVTWAGCGDDSPLGAELERSQQAPLASAEPDAEVVAAVDRTLGAGELEAVRWGNLRDVIADLRVVYADQADRLVWFDVATPVAKLEPALAVIARAGDYGLDPGDYDAAQLAAQWPAIKSRSASARDRAAFDLTVSIAAARMIRAVHAGRVDPAAMRWNYAAAAKTTDIAGSLRRAAATDDLGAVLDSLEPQFAHYQRAKKKLAFYKATAMKGEPPVVPELAKGSTKIAPGQAWAGVPQLIARLTATGDVSAESAAAATPAAAAEPPPQAGSPPAVPVYEGALVDSVKRFQERHGLGADGVIGATTIKALNVPLARRARQLELAMERGRWLPDLSDRPNVFVNVALFRLWATDPVSGEESLRMNVVVGKALNTQTPIFVDQMEYVVFRPYWNPPPSIITGEIVPALRKDPSYLNRQNMEIVASGADDAASLPASEDNIAKVASGRLFVRQRPGPSNSLGLAKFIFPNSENVYMHGTPARQLFSRTRRDFSHGCIRLEDPARFAEWVLRQDPSWTRERIDAAMQGDKTMQVNLKEKLAVVVFYDTVHVNSEQTVFFVDDIYGHDKALDAALQRGYPFPVTPAASTTSSAKR from the coding sequence ATGCCGCTCCTATTCCCGCTCCTTCTTGTCTCGATCGTCACGTGGGCCGGCTGCGGCGATGACTCGCCCCTTGGGGCGGAACTGGAACGGTCTCAGCAAGCTCCGCTGGCCAGTGCCGAGCCAGACGCCGAGGTGGTCGCCGCCGTTGACCGGACGCTCGGGGCAGGTGAGCTCGAAGCGGTCAGATGGGGCAACCTGCGCGACGTGATCGCCGACCTCAGGGTGGTCTATGCCGACCAGGCCGACCGGCTGGTGTGGTTCGACGTGGCGACGCCGGTAGCCAAATTGGAACCCGCGCTGGCTGTAATTGCCCGCGCCGGCGACTACGGGCTCGATCCGGGGGACTACGACGCCGCCCAGCTGGCGGCCCAATGGCCGGCGATCAAGTCCAGATCGGCCTCAGCGCGCGATCGCGCGGCCTTCGACTTGACGGTGAGCATCGCCGCGGCGCGGATGATCAGAGCCGTGCATGCGGGTCGCGTCGATCCGGCCGCCATGCGCTGGAACTACGCGGCCGCGGCCAAGACCACCGACATCGCCGGATCGCTGCGGAGGGCGGCCGCCACCGACGACCTCGGCGCCGTGCTTGATTCGCTCGAGCCGCAGTTCGCCCACTACCAGCGCGCCAAGAAGAAGCTCGCCTTCTATAAGGCTACGGCGATGAAGGGTGAACCGCCGGTGGTACCCGAACTGGCGAAGGGCTCGACCAAGATCGCTCCCGGCCAGGCATGGGCGGGGGTGCCTCAACTGATCGCGCGATTGACCGCCACCGGGGATGTGTCGGCCGAATCCGCCGCGGCGGCGACGCCCGCGGCGGCGGCCGAACCACCGCCGCAAGCCGGGTCGCCGCCCGCCGTACCGGTGTATGAGGGCGCGCTGGTCGACAGCGTCAAGCGCTTCCAGGAACGCCACGGCCTTGGTGCCGACGGCGTTATCGGCGCCACGACGATCAAGGCGCTGAACGTGCCGTTGGCGAGGCGGGCCCGGCAGCTCGAACTGGCGATGGAACGCGGACGCTGGCTGCCGGATCTCAGCGACCGTCCCAATGTATTCGTCAACGTCGCGTTGTTCCGCCTGTGGGCCACCGATCCGGTGAGCGGCGAAGAGTCGCTGCGCATGAACGTCGTGGTCGGCAAGGCGCTCAACACACAGACACCGATCTTCGTTGATCAGATGGAGTACGTGGTCTTCCGGCCCTACTGGAACCCGCCGCCCAGCATCATCACTGGCGAGATCGTTCCGGCCCTGAGGAAAGACCCGTCCTACCTTAATCGCCAGAACATGGAGATTGTGGCCAGCGGTGCCGACGACGCGGCGTCGCTGCCGGCGAGCGAAGACAACATCGCCAAGGTCGCCTCCGGTCGACTGTTCGTGCGCCAGCGGCCCGGACCGTCGAACTCACTGGGCCTCGCGAAGTTCATCTTCCCCAACTCCGAGAACGTCTACATGCACGGCACTCCGGCGCGGCAGCTGTTCTCACGGACACGCCGCGACTTCAGCCACGGCTGCATCAGGCTCGAGGACCCGGCGCGCTTCGCCGAATGGGTGTTGCGCCAGGATCCGAGCTGGACCCGCGAACGCATCGACGCGGCCATGCAAGGCGACAAGACCATGCAGGTCAACCTGAAGGAGAAGCTGGCCGTGGTGGTCTTCTACGACACCGTCCACGTCAATTCTGAACAAACCGTGTTCTTCGTGGACGACATCTACGGCCACGACAAGGCCCTGGACGCGGCGCTGCAGCGCGGCTACCCGTTCCCCGTCACGCCAGCGGCCTCGACGACTTCTTCGGCGAAGCGATAG